In Cryptosporangium minutisporangium, the following proteins share a genomic window:
- a CDS encoding putative PEP-binding protein: protein ALADALGGRRLTLRTLDVGGDKPLPYAPVPPGDNPFLGVRGLRFSLLRPDLFTAQLTAMVQVAYETPVTVLFPMVSTVDELTAARTALDDAVRAVGRGTPSGLRVGAMVEVPAAALKASALAPLVDVFSVGTNDLTQYTLAAARGDGGVAALGDPWDPAVLRLVDAVCRAAGDRVTVSVCGEFASEPGAAAVLVGLGVRELSVAPALVPGVKQAVREISAGSEAALAAEALTRGSTAEARALFTGR from the coding sequence CGCGCTCGCCGACGCGCTCGGCGGACGACGTCTCACGCTCCGCACGCTCGACGTCGGCGGCGACAAGCCGCTGCCGTACGCGCCGGTGCCGCCGGGCGACAACCCGTTCCTCGGCGTCCGCGGCCTGCGGTTTTCGCTGCTGCGCCCGGATCTGTTCACGGCGCAGCTGACCGCGATGGTGCAGGTCGCGTACGAGACGCCGGTGACCGTGCTGTTCCCGATGGTCAGCACCGTCGACGAGCTGACCGCCGCCCGGACGGCCCTGGACGACGCGGTCCGGGCGGTGGGCCGCGGTACGCCGTCGGGGTTGCGGGTCGGCGCGATGGTCGAGGTGCCTGCCGCCGCGCTCAAGGCGTCCGCGCTGGCGCCGCTCGTCGACGTGTTCAGCGTCGGCACCAACGACCTCACGCAGTACACGCTCGCGGCCGCCCGCGGCGACGGGGGAGTGGCGGCGCTCGGCGATCCGTGGGACCCCGCGGTGCTCCGCCTGGTCGACGCGGTGTGCCGTGCGGCCGGGGACCGGGTGACGGTCAGCGTCTGCGGTGAGTTCGCGTCGGAGCCCGGGGCGGCCGCGGTGCTGGTCGGGCTCGGCGTCCGCGAGCTGAGCGTCGCACCGGCATTGGTGCCGGGCGTGAAGCAGGCGGTCCGGGAGATCTCCGCCGGTTCGGAGGCGGCCCTCGCCGCGGAGGCACTCACTCGCGGCAGCACGGCCGAGGCTCGCGCGCTCTTCACCGGGCGGTGA
- a CDS encoding ABC transporter ATP-binding protein yields the protein MAGRSRLYAEKVELAYDQRVVAEGLDVEIPDGSLTVIVGPNACGKSTLLRALARMLKPKAGAVHLDGQLISSLPSKEVARRLGLLPQSPTAPDGITVADLVSRGRYPHQKLLRQWSREDEKVVAESMAATGVQDLALRLVDELSGGQRQRVWLAMALAQQTPILLLDEPTTYLDIAHQLEVLDLCAELHERENRTLVAVLHDLNHACRYATHLIAMRAGKVVAEGPPSDVVTAELVEDVFGIPCQVVPDPETDTPLVIPAARRRRAAAAVTR from the coding sequence ATGGCAGGCCGGTCCCGGTTGTACGCCGAGAAGGTCGAGCTGGCCTACGACCAGCGCGTCGTCGCCGAAGGGCTGGACGTCGAGATCCCGGACGGTTCGCTGACGGTCATCGTCGGCCCGAACGCGTGCGGCAAGTCGACGCTGCTCCGCGCGCTGGCGCGGATGCTCAAGCCGAAGGCAGGCGCGGTCCACCTCGACGGGCAGCTGATCAGCTCGCTGCCGTCCAAGGAGGTCGCGCGGCGGCTGGGCCTGCTGCCCCAGAGCCCGACCGCCCCGGACGGCATCACGGTGGCCGACCTGGTCTCCCGCGGCCGGTACCCGCACCAGAAGCTGCTGCGCCAGTGGTCCCGCGAGGACGAGAAGGTCGTCGCCGAGTCGATGGCGGCGACCGGCGTCCAGGACTTGGCGCTGCGGCTCGTCGACGAACTCTCCGGCGGCCAGCGGCAGCGGGTGTGGCTCGCGATGGCGCTCGCCCAGCAGACGCCGATCCTGCTGCTGGACGAGCCGACCACCTACCTGGACATCGCGCACCAGCTCGAGGTGCTCGACCTCTGTGCCGAGCTGCACGAGCGGGAGAACCGGACGCTCGTCGCTGTGCTGCACGACCTCAACCACGCCTGCCGGTACGCGACGCACCTGATCGCGATGCGCGCCGGAAAGGTCGTGGCGGAGGGGCCGCCGTCCGACGTCGTCACGGCTGAGCTGGTCGAGGACGTGTTCGGCATCCCGTGCCAGGTCGTCCCGGACCCGGAGACCGACACTCCGCTGGTGATCCCCGCCGCCCGTCGCCGCCGGGCCGCCGCGGCCGTCACCCGCTGA
- a CDS encoding nitroreductase family deazaflavin-dependent oxidoreductase produces MTVPDDIGAHNQQLIAQFRESRGAAMGDRPLLLLTTVGARSGLHRTTPMMYIPDGDRLLVVPSNVGAPRHPDWYHNLVANPRVTVEVGSETYEADAVVTAGAERDALFARIVEKYPFFADHQVKTPRVIPVVALVRVDATD; encoded by the coding sequence ATGACCGTGCCCGACGACATCGGGGCCCACAATCAGCAGCTGATCGCCCAGTTCCGGGAGAGCCGCGGAGCCGCGATGGGAGATCGTCCGCTGCTCCTGCTCACGACGGTGGGGGCCCGCTCCGGGCTCCACCGCACCACGCCGATGATGTACATCCCGGACGGCGACCGGCTGCTCGTCGTACCGTCCAACGTCGGTGCCCCCCGCCATCCGGACTGGTACCACAACCTCGTCGCTAACCCGCGGGTGACGGTGGAGGTCGGCAGCGAGACCTACGAAGCCGACGCCGTCGTCACCGCAGGCGCCGAGCGGGACGCCCTGTTCGCCCGCATCGTGGAGAAGTACCCGTTCTTCGCGGACCATCAGGTGAAGACTCCGCGGGTGATCCCGGTCGTCGCGTTGGTCCGGGTCGATGCCACCGACTGA